A region of the Leeuwenhoekiella sp. MAR_2009_132 genome:
TGTAACCAATTTACCTGGTTACCGGTTCTGCATATAAATCAAAATCTTCTGCTTCGGTAATCTTAACCCAGGTATATTCTCCGGTTTTTAAATAATGTGCCGTCGCATCAATCAAAACCTCATTATCTACATCTGGCGAATCAAATTCAGTACGGCCTACAAAGTAATTACCTTCTTTTCGGTCAATTACAATACGGTACTCCTTCCCTATTTTAGCTTGATTTAATTCCCAGCTTATTTGTGACTGCAATGCCATAATCTCGTTAGCGCGCTCCATCTTAACTTCTTCAGGCACGTCATCTACCAGATTATAAGCGTGTGTATTTTCTTCGTGAGAATAGGTAAAACAACCTAAACGCTCAAAACGCATTTCTTTAACCCAGTCGCGTAATAATTCAAAATCTTCTTGCGTTTCACCCGGATAACCTACAATTAACGTAGTTCTAATGGTCATTTGCGGTACTTTCTCTCTAAAGGTCTTGAGAAGCGCATTGGTCTTTTCATACGTTGTGCCACGACGCATAGACTTTAACAATTTAGTCGAAATGTGTTGTAATGGGATATCTATATAATTGCAAACCTTAGGTTCTTCAAGCATAACATCAAGCACATCTTCCGGGAAACCGGTGGGAAACGCATAATGCAGACGTATCCACTCAATACCTTCAACCTTTACTAAC
Encoded here:
- the rimO gene encoding 30S ribosomal protein S12 methylthiotransferase RimO; protein product: MRTKTLKKNKINVVTLGCSKNVYDSEVLMGQLRANNKEVVHEEEGNVVVINTCGFIANAKEESVNTILEYVQKKEDGIVDKVFVTGCLSERYKPDLQKEIPNVDQYFGTTELPGLLKALGADYKHELIGERLTTTPKNYAYLKIAEGCDRPCSFCAIPLMRGGHKSTPIENLVIEAEKLAAKGIKELILIAQDLTYYGLDLYKERALAKLLRELVKVEGIEWIRLHYAFPTGFPEDVLDVMLEEPKVCNYIDIPLQHISTKLLKSMRRGTTYEKTNALLKTFREKVPQMTIRTTLIVGYPGETQEDFELLRDWVKEMRFERLGCFTYSHEENTHAYNLVDDVPEEVKMERANEIMALQSQISWELNQAKIGKEYRIVIDRKEGNYFVGRTEFDSPDVDNEVLIDATAHYLKTGEYTWVKITEAEDFDLYAEPVTR